The following are encoded together in the Mumia sp. Pv4-285 genome:
- the rpsD gene encoding 30S ribosomal protein S4 has translation MARYTGPLTKKSRRLGVDLVGGDAAFERRPYPPGQHGRGRVKESEYRSQLQEKQKARYTYGVLERQFRKYYEEAHRRPGKTGDNLLQILECRLDNVVYRAGFARTRRHARQLVVHGHFTVNGHKVDIPSFQVSQYDIIDVRAKSLEMTPFIVARETFNADSVPAWLTAVPEKGRVLVHQPPVREQIVVPITEQLIVEYYSKI, from the coding sequence ATGGCCCGTTACACCGGACCCCTGACCAAGAAGTCTCGCCGCCTGGGCGTCGACCTCGTCGGCGGTGACGCCGCGTTCGAGCGTCGCCCTTACCCGCCCGGCCAGCACGGCCGTGGTCGCGTCAAGGAGAGCGAGTACCGCTCGCAGCTGCAGGAGAAGCAGAAGGCGCGCTACACCTACGGCGTCCTCGAGCGGCAGTTCCGCAAGTACTACGAGGAGGCGCACCGTCGTCCCGGCAAGACCGGTGACAACCTGCTCCAGATCCTCGAGTGCCGTCTCGACAACGTCGTCTACCGCGCCGGTTTCGCGCGGACCCGTCGTCACGCTCGCCAGCTCGTGGTCCACGGCCACTTCACGGTGAACGGTCACAAGGTCGACATCCCGTCGTTCCAGGTCAGCCAGTACGACATCATCGACGTGCGCGCGAAGTCGCTCGAGATGACGCCGTTCATCGTGGCCCGTGAGACGTTCAACGCCGACTCCGTCCCCGCCTGGCTCACCGCCGTGCCGGAGAAGGGTCGCGTCCTCGTCCACCAGCCGCCGGTGCGCGAGCAGATCGTCGTGCCGATCACCGAGCAGCTGATCGTGGAGTACTACTCCAAGATCTGA
- a CDS encoding ABC-F family ATP-binding cassette domain-containing protein: protein MGHVELSGVRYDLPDGRVLLDDVSFRVGDGAVVALVGANGAGKTTLLRIITGEITPHAGSVNRSGGLGIMRQMVTRHPDGSHLETVRELLLSIAPPRVRLAAASLDEVELLLMERDDEPTQLRYASALAEYADSGAYELEVTWDACCTAALGIGYERAKWRDLSTMSGGEQKRLVLEGLLRGPDEVLLLDEPDNYLDVPGKEWLEAQLRATQKTVLYVSHDRALLANTATRIVALELGAAGSTAWTHPGGFATYHEARAARFERLEEQRRRWDEEHHKLRELMLMYKNKAAYNSDMAARYRAAQTRLRKFEEAGPPEAVPNDQNVSMRLTGGRTGKRAVVCEALELTGLMRPFDLEVWYGERVAVLGSNGSGKSHLLRLLAAGGSRPDIEHQPVGDQVVAPVAHEGMARLGARVRPGWFVQTHSHPELVGRTLLEILHRGDVDARGIGRRGMGREEAARKLDRYGLARSAEQAFESLSGGQQARFQILLLELSGATLLLLDEPTDNLDVDSAEALEDGLAAFDGTVLAVTHDRWFARTFDRFLVLGQDGRVYESPEPVWDEGRVARER from the coding sequence GTGGGTCACGTGGAGCTGTCCGGAGTCCGGTACGACCTCCCTGACGGGAGGGTGCTGCTGGACGACGTCTCGTTCCGGGTGGGCGACGGCGCCGTCGTCGCCCTGGTGGGAGCCAACGGCGCCGGCAAGACGACCCTGCTGAGGATCATCACCGGAGAGATCACCCCGCACGCCGGCTCCGTCAACCGCAGCGGCGGGCTCGGCATCATGCGCCAGATGGTGACGCGCCACCCCGACGGCTCGCACCTCGAGACGGTGCGTGAGCTGCTGCTCTCGATCGCCCCGCCGCGGGTCCGGCTCGCGGCCGCTAGTCTCGACGAGGTGGAGCTGCTCCTGATGGAGCGCGACGACGAGCCGACCCAGCTGCGGTACGCGTCGGCGCTCGCCGAGTACGCCGACTCCGGGGCGTACGAGCTCGAGGTCACCTGGGACGCGTGCTGCACGGCGGCGCTCGGGATCGGCTACGAGCGGGCGAAGTGGCGCGACCTCTCGACGATGTCGGGCGGTGAGCAGAAGAGGCTGGTGCTGGAGGGGCTGCTGAGGGGCCCTGACGAGGTCCTCCTGCTCGACGAGCCGGACAACTATCTCGACGTACCCGGTAAGGAGTGGCTCGAGGCGCAGCTGAGGGCGACCCAGAAGACCGTGCTCTACGTGAGCCACGACCGTGCCCTGCTCGCGAACACCGCTACCCGGATCGTCGCGCTGGAGCTCGGTGCGGCGGGCAGCACCGCCTGGACGCATCCGGGCGGTTTCGCGACCTATCACGAGGCCCGCGCCGCACGGTTCGAACGTCTGGAGGAGCAGCGCCGCCGCTGGGACGAGGAGCACCACAAGCTCCGCGAGCTCATGCTCATGTACAAGAACAAGGCGGCCTACAACTCCGACATGGCCGCGCGCTACCGGGCGGCGCAGACGCGCCTGCGCAAGTTCGAGGAGGCCGGGCCGCCGGAAGCCGTCCCGAACGACCAGAACGTGTCGATGAGGTTGACGGGTGGCCGCACGGGCAAGCGCGCCGTCGTCTGCGAGGCGCTCGAGCTGACCGGTCTCATGCGTCCGTTCGACCTCGAGGTCTGGTACGGCGAGAGGGTGGCCGTCCTGGGGTCCAACGGGTCCGGCAAGTCGCACCTCCTCCGGCTGCTCGCCGCAGGAGGGTCCCGTCCCGACATCGAGCACCAGCCGGTCGGCGACCAGGTCGTCGCCCCGGTCGCGCACGAGGGGATGGCGAGGCTCGGTGCTCGCGTACGCCCGGGCTGGTTCGTGCAGACCCACTCGCACCCCGAGCTCGTCGGCCGGACGCTGCTCGAGATCCTGCACCGCGGCGACGTGGACGCACGGGGCATCGGGCGCCGAGGGATGGGACGCGAGGAGGCGGCTCGCAAGCTCGACCGCTACGGACTCGCCCGCTCCGCGGAGCAGGCGTTCGAGTCGTTGTCGGGCGGGCAGCAGGCACGGTTCCAGATCCTTCTGCTCGAGCTCTCCGGGGCCACGCTGCTGCTGCTCGACGAGCCCACCGACAACCTGGACGTCGACTCCGCCGAGGCGCTCGAGGACGGCCTCGCGGCGTTCGACGGCACGGTGCTCGCCGTCACGCACGACCGGTGGTTCGCTCGGACGTTCGACCGGTTCCTGGTGCTCGGCCAGGACGGCAGGGTGTACGAGAGCCCCGAGCCGGTGTGGGACGAGGGGCGGGTCGCGCGGGAGCGGTGA
- a CDS encoding GlsB/YeaQ/YmgE family stress response membrane protein: MLIIAIILFGMLIGAAAQFILGKGASGIDWPMAFGAGIIGSFVGGLLASLLAGDGLDLRPSGIIGSLVGALIVTLAWQWWKGRSAATQ; this comes from the coding sequence GTGCTCATCATTGCGATCATCCTGTTCGGCATGCTCATCGGTGCCGCCGCCCAGTTCATCCTCGGCAAGGGAGCGAGTGGCATCGACTGGCCGATGGCCTTCGGCGCAGGCATCATCGGCTCGTTCGTCGGTGGCCTCCTCGCCAGCCTTCTCGCCGGTGACGGCCTCGACCTCCGCCCCAGCGGCATCATCGGCTCGCTCGTGGGTGCGCTGATCGTGACGCTCGCCTGGCAGTGGTGGAAGGGCCGCTCTGCCGCAACCCAGTAG
- a CDS encoding acetyl-CoA carboxylase family protein: protein MKILIANRGEIAVRIHRAAASLGWPTVAAHVPADADTLVVAEADETYALPGDGVAGYLDVEAVVDAALATGAQAVHPGYGFLSEDPRLAERCAEAGLVFVGPDADVLRLFGDKAGARDHAVRLGVPVLPATPAGITLADAGHFLAENPSGIMLKATAGGGGRGMRSVTEGAALADAYDRCRSEAQRSFGNDTLYAEALLPHARHLEVQVLGDGSRVVHLGERDCSLQRRHQKVVEYAPSPALDGSTRKALHDAAITLTEAVPYRGLATVEMLVDADDPARFVFIEVNPRVQVEHTVTEQVTGVDLVSAQLRLAAGATLAEIGLDADAPPSGDTYAIQVRVNAERPLTDGSVVAATGTVTAFETPTSPTVRVDTHVRPGLRVDGTFDPLLAKLVTTTAGTFAEACAAAEAAVRATVLDGVETNLAMAARVLAHPEVVSGRATTTFLARHPELSTGQRDDTPVPGDTASVTASFSGSVVAVDVSPGDAVAAGAILLVLESMKMEHPVVAPASGTVQEVLVAAGDQVGDGDLLVVIEPGDVRVDEREDPERLDPTHIRPDLAEVLERHRLTRDEARPQAVEKRRARGHRTARENVDALCDDGSFVEYGALPVAAQRTRRSLDDLVTSTPADGIVTGLATINAADHGEDSSRVAVLAYDYTVLAGTQGYFSHKKTDRMLSVAARLGVPVVLFAEGGGGRPGDTDTTAVHTAGLDVGTFAAMGALSGSVPTVGVLNGRCFAGNAALLGCCDVIVATRDSSLGMAGPAMIEGGGLGRYAPEEVGPMSVQGPNGVVDVLVDDDAEAVAVAKKYLSYFQGPVARWSAPDQRLLRHVIGENRLRVYDVLEVVRTLADSDSVLELRAEFGRGMVTALVRIEGRPYGIVANDPTHLGGAIDADGADKLARFLQLCDAHGLPVVSLCDTPGFMVGPEAERTATVRHFSRLFVIGSHLRVPVTTIVLRKAYGLGAQAMAAGGFHRPVATAAWPTGEIGAMGLEGAVRLGYSRELAAIDDPGEREERFQQLVAEHYDAGKAINAAMTFELDDVIDPADTRRWLVATLGDHRPGTGGSRGYVDTW, encoded by the coding sequence GTGAAGATCCTCATCGCCAACCGCGGCGAGATCGCCGTCCGCATCCACCGCGCCGCCGCCTCGCTCGGCTGGCCGACGGTCGCCGCGCACGTCCCCGCGGACGCCGACACGCTCGTCGTGGCCGAGGCCGACGAGACGTACGCGCTGCCGGGTGACGGCGTCGCGGGCTACCTCGACGTCGAGGCCGTCGTGGATGCCGCGCTCGCCACCGGCGCGCAGGCGGTGCACCCCGGCTACGGCTTCCTCAGCGAGGACCCCCGGCTCGCCGAACGCTGCGCCGAGGCCGGTCTGGTCTTCGTCGGCCCGGACGCCGACGTGCTGCGGCTCTTCGGCGACAAGGCCGGCGCCCGCGACCACGCCGTACGCCTGGGCGTGCCCGTCCTCCCAGCGACGCCTGCGGGCATCACGCTCGCCGACGCCGGGCACTTCCTCGCGGAGAACCCGAGCGGCATCATGCTCAAGGCCACCGCGGGTGGCGGCGGTCGCGGCATGCGGTCCGTGACCGAGGGTGCCGCCCTCGCCGACGCGTACGACCGCTGCCGGTCCGAGGCGCAGCGGAGCTTCGGGAACGACACGCTGTACGCCGAGGCCCTCCTCCCCCACGCCCGCCACCTGGAGGTCCAGGTGCTCGGAGACGGCTCACGCGTGGTGCACCTCGGCGAACGCGACTGCAGCCTCCAGCGCCGGCACCAGAAGGTCGTCGAGTACGCCCCGAGCCCGGCGCTCGACGGCAGCACCCGCAAGGCGTTGCACGACGCCGCGATCACGCTCACCGAGGCCGTCCCGTACCGCGGCCTCGCGACGGTGGAGATGCTCGTCGACGCCGACGACCCGGCGCGCTTCGTCTTCATTGAGGTGAATCCCCGCGTCCAGGTCGAGCACACGGTCACCGAGCAGGTCACGGGCGTCGACCTCGTCTCCGCCCAGCTGCGGCTGGCCGCCGGGGCGACGCTCGCGGAGATCGGCCTGGACGCCGACGCTCCGCCGAGTGGGGACACGTACGCGATCCAGGTCCGCGTCAACGCTGAGCGCCCGCTGACCGACGGGTCGGTGGTCGCCGCGACCGGGACCGTGACCGCGTTCGAGACGCCGACGTCGCCCACGGTGCGCGTGGACACCCACGTCCGCCCCGGGCTGCGTGTCGACGGCACGTTCGACCCGCTCCTCGCCAAGCTCGTGACGACCACGGCAGGGACCTTCGCGGAGGCCTGTGCCGCCGCAGAGGCCGCCGTCCGCGCAACGGTGCTCGACGGCGTCGAGACCAACCTCGCGATGGCGGCGCGCGTGCTCGCGCACCCGGAAGTGGTCTCAGGCCGAGCCACCACGACCTTCCTCGCCCGCCATCCGGAGCTCTCGACCGGCCAGCGGGACGACACCCCCGTCCCCGGCGACACCGCCTCCGTGACGGCATCCTTCTCCGGATCGGTCGTCGCGGTCGACGTCTCGCCGGGCGACGCGGTCGCCGCCGGCGCGATCCTGCTCGTCCTCGAGTCGATGAAGATGGAGCACCCCGTCGTGGCGCCGGCCTCCGGCACCGTGCAGGAGGTCCTGGTCGCCGCCGGCGACCAGGTGGGCGACGGGGACCTCCTCGTCGTCATCGAGCCGGGCGACGTCCGCGTCGACGAGCGGGAGGACCCCGAGCGGCTCGACCCCACCCACATCCGTCCTGACCTCGCCGAGGTGCTCGAGCGGCACCGGCTGACGCGGGACGAGGCCCGTCCGCAGGCCGTCGAGAAGCGCCGTGCGCGCGGGCACCGTACGGCGCGGGAGAACGTCGACGCGCTGTGCGACGACGGCTCCTTCGTCGAGTACGGCGCGCTGCCGGTGGCCGCTCAGCGCACCCGTCGCTCCCTCGACGACCTCGTGACGAGCACCCCCGCGGACGGGATCGTCACCGGACTCGCGACGATCAATGCCGCCGACCACGGCGAGGACTCCTCGCGCGTCGCGGTCCTCGCGTACGACTACACCGTCCTCGCAGGCACGCAGGGCTACTTCAGCCACAAGAAGACCGACCGGATGCTGTCGGTCGCCGCGCGCCTCGGCGTCCCGGTCGTGCTCTTCGCGGAGGGCGGCGGCGGGCGCCCGGGCGACACCGACACGACGGCGGTCCACACCGCGGGCCTCGACGTCGGCACCTTCGCCGCGATGGGCGCGCTCAGCGGCTCGGTGCCGACCGTCGGGGTGCTCAACGGACGCTGCTTCGCCGGCAACGCCGCGCTCCTCGGCTGCTGCGACGTCATCGTGGCCACCCGGGACTCGTCCCTCGGCATGGCCGGGCCCGCGATGATCGAGGGTGGCGGTCTCGGCCGGTACGCCCCCGAGGAGGTCGGACCCATGTCGGTCCAGGGGCCCAACGGCGTCGTCGACGTGCTGGTGGACGACGACGCCGAGGCCGTCGCGGTCGCGAAGAAGTACCTCTCGTACTTCCAGGGCCCCGTCGCCCGCTGGTCCGCGCCCGACCAGCGCCTGCTCCGGCACGTCATCGGCGAGAACCGCCTGCGCGTGTACGACGTGCTCGAGGTCGTACGCACGCTGGCCGACAGCGACTCGGTCCTCGAGCTGCGTGCCGAGTTCGGACGCGGGATGGTCACGGCGCTCGTACGGATCGAAGGACGGCCCTACGGGATCGTCGCCAACGATCCCACCCACCTCGGCGGGGCGATCGACGCCGACGGAGCCGACAAGCTCGCCCGTTTCCTCCAGCTCTGCGACGCCCACGGCCTGCCAGTGGTCTCGCTCTGCGACACACCCGGCTTCATGGTGGGCCCGGAGGCAGAGCGGACGGCGACCGTCCGGCACTTCAGCCGCCTGTTCGTCATCGGCTCGCACCTGCGGGTGCCCGTGACGACCATCGTCCTCCGCAAGGCGTACGGTCTCGGCGCGCAGGCGATGGCGGCCGGCGGCTTCCACCGGCCGGTCGCGACGGCCGCCTGGCCGACCGGGGAGATCGGGGCGATGGGGCTGGAGGGCGCGGTCCGCCTGGGCTACAGCCGCGAGCTCGCCGCGATCGACGACCCGGGCGAGCGTGAGGAGCGGTTCCAGCAGCTGGTCGCCGAGCACTACGACGCCGGCAAGGCGATCAACGCCGCGATGACGTTCGAGCTCGACGACGTCATCGACCCCGCAGACACGCGCCGCTGGCTCGTCGCGACCCTCGGCGACCACCGACCCGGCACCGGCGGCTCCCGCGGCTACGTCGACACCTGGTGA
- a CDS encoding 2'-5' RNA ligase family protein, whose protein sequence is MALAVCVLFDRPTERRLRALWARLEEHGVHTLASHTHRRHHPHLSYAVLREWDLDAVRRALEDLPDGGPFAMTCHGTLAFPRGRAALAPSITPDVAARQLAVVDAVRATGADLHRHYGHGAWIPHVSIATRAPGALLPVVVEAVADVLPMPLVVDRAALIDSGTGRTWPLSGIP, encoded by the coding sequence ATGGCCCTCGCTGTCTGCGTGCTCTTCGATCGACCGACCGAGCGTCGCCTCCGCGCCTTGTGGGCCCGGTTGGAGGAGCACGGCGTGCACACGCTCGCGAGCCACACGCACCGGCGGCACCATCCGCACCTGTCGTACGCGGTGCTGCGCGAGTGGGACCTCGACGCCGTCCGCAGGGCGCTCGAAGACCTTCCCGACGGTGGCCCGTTCGCGATGACGTGCCACGGGACCCTCGCGTTCCCGCGGGGTCGCGCAGCTCTGGCGCCGTCGATCACCCCGGACGTCGCCGCCCGACAGCTGGCGGTGGTCGATGCCGTCCGCGCGACGGGCGCCGACCTGCACCGCCACTACGGGCATGGAGCCTGGATCCCGCACGTCTCGATCGCCACCCGCGCGCCGGGCGCGCTGCTGCCGGTCGTCGTCGAGGCGGTCGCCGATGTGCTGCCGATGCCGCTGGTCGTCGATCGCGCCGCGCTGATCGACAGCGGGACAGGTCGGACGTGGCCGCTGTCGGGGATCCCGTGA
- a CDS encoding LLM class flavin-dependent oxidoreductase — protein sequence MPSPKLSVLDLVPVRTDQTTGDALAATVELARTAERLGFTRYWLAEHHNMPAVAASSPPVLIAHVAAHTERIRVGSGGVMLPNHAPLAVAEQFALLEAAHPGRIDLGIGRAPGSDQVTSWALRGAAGRDNTDIEQFPQYLDDVMALMDSSVGVRVPVGGRQYLLKATPVATSTPRQWLLGSSMYSAHLAAAKGLPYVFAHHFSGQGTAEALATYRAEFQPSAHTPEPTTFLTVNAVVAQTYEEAVALALPNLQSMARLRTGAPLAPLDLVEDAEKVEMTGPQLAMVEEGLLRNVVGDPSQAAERIRALAAQFDVDEVMISPNASAHQGDDPRRSSSRERTLELLADALA from the coding sequence ATGCCATCCCCGAAGCTGTCGGTCCTCGACCTCGTCCCCGTCCGCACCGATCAAACGACGGGCGACGCGCTCGCGGCGACCGTGGAGCTCGCTCGTACGGCTGAACGGCTCGGCTTCACGCGCTACTGGCTCGCCGAGCACCACAACATGCCGGCGGTCGCCGCATCCTCACCCCCGGTGCTGATCGCCCACGTCGCCGCTCACACCGAGCGCATCCGGGTGGGATCCGGCGGGGTGATGCTGCCGAACCACGCGCCGCTCGCGGTCGCTGAGCAGTTCGCCCTCCTCGAGGCGGCTCATCCCGGACGCATCGACCTCGGGATCGGCCGGGCACCTGGCTCGGACCAGGTCACGTCGTGGGCGTTGCGTGGAGCCGCCGGTCGCGACAACACCGACATCGAGCAGTTCCCCCAGTACCTCGACGACGTGATGGCCCTCATGGACTCGTCCGTCGGCGTGCGGGTGCCCGTCGGTGGGCGTCAGTACCTCCTGAAGGCGACGCCGGTGGCGACGTCGACGCCTCGGCAGTGGCTGCTCGGATCCTCGATGTACTCGGCTCATCTCGCCGCTGCGAAGGGTCTGCCGTACGTCTTCGCGCACCACTTCTCCGGTCAGGGGACGGCGGAGGCGCTGGCGACCTATCGTGCCGAGTTCCAGCCCAGCGCGCACACGCCGGAGCCCACGACGTTCCTGACCGTCAACGCGGTCGTCGCGCAGACGTACGAGGAGGCTGTCGCGCTGGCCCTCCCGAACCTTCAGTCGATGGCCCGCCTGCGTACAGGTGCTCCGCTCGCGCCGCTCGACCTCGTCGAAGATGCCGAGAAGGTCGAGATGACCGGGCCACAGCTGGCGATGGTCGAGGAGGGTCTGCTGCGCAACGTCGTCGGTGACCCGTCGCAGGCGGCCGAGCGCATCCGCGCGCTCGCCGCACAGTTCGACGTCGACGAGGTGATGATCAGCCCGAACGCGTCTGCCCACCAGGGTGACGACCCGCGGCGGTCGTCCTCTCGTGAGCGGACGCTCGAGCTGCTTGCTGACGCGCTGGCCTGA
- a CDS encoding flotillin family protein, with protein MLIPLLGIAAVVLLLIFLVTSRYKVAGPNQAFIVTGRKGKAVLNPETGALTTDLSGQKVILGGGTFVIPFVQKLATMDLSSRRISVQIRGAVSGQGIKLNVEGVAIVKVGGNADQIRLAAQRFLSQQQDVEPFTQEVLAGALRSIVGGLTVEQIIRDRAAFAQRVADESENSLTGQGLILDTFQIQDVTDDGSYLADLGRPEAARIQQTAAIAEAAARQAAEQARLKAEEEIAIAQRALALKQSEIKAETDAAYANATSAGPLAQADLDQAILTEQEKVAVRQAALTERELETKVRKPADAERYRVEQEAEARRTSEISAAEARKASTIAAAEAKAEEARLTGEAEKSRRAALAEAEAIEGARRGEAEKARRVAEAEATRAEGEAQGAAILAVGHAEAEAMDKRAAAFASYNDAAVLQMLIEVLPQIAKEVAAPISAIDKLTVISTDGAGALPKQVNDNVVQTLQMLKTSTGLDLEALLHRSVEKAANGMGVTTGKNGDVAG; from the coding sequence GTGCTGATCCCGCTTCTCGGCATCGCTGCCGTCGTCCTCCTGCTGATCTTCCTGGTCACGAGCCGCTACAAGGTCGCCGGCCCCAACCAGGCCTTCATCGTCACCGGACGCAAGGGCAAGGCGGTCCTCAATCCCGAGACCGGCGCCCTCACCACCGACCTGTCCGGCCAGAAGGTGATCCTCGGCGGCGGCACGTTCGTGATCCCGTTCGTGCAGAAGCTCGCGACGATGGACCTGTCGAGCCGTCGCATCTCGGTGCAGATCCGCGGCGCGGTGTCCGGCCAGGGCATCAAGCTCAACGTCGAGGGCGTCGCCATCGTCAAGGTCGGCGGCAACGCCGACCAGATCCGCCTCGCGGCACAGCGCTTCCTCTCCCAGCAGCAGGACGTCGAGCCGTTCACCCAGGAGGTGCTCGCGGGTGCGCTCCGGTCGATCGTCGGCGGTCTGACGGTCGAGCAGATCATCCGTGACCGTGCGGCGTTCGCCCAGCGCGTCGCCGACGAGTCCGAGAACTCGCTCACGGGGCAGGGCCTCATCCTCGACACGTTCCAGATCCAGGACGTCACCGACGACGGCAGCTATCTGGCAGACCTCGGGCGCCCCGAGGCCGCCCGCATCCAGCAGACGGCCGCCATCGCCGAGGCCGCAGCGCGTCAAGCCGCCGAGCAGGCCCGCCTCAAGGCCGAGGAGGAGATCGCGATCGCCCAGCGCGCCCTCGCTCTGAAGCAGTCCGAGATCAAGGCCGAGACCGATGCGGCGTACGCCAACGCCACCTCAGCGGGACCGCTCGCCCAGGCCGATCTCGACCAGGCGATCCTGACCGAGCAGGAGAAGGTCGCCGTCCGCCAGGCCGCGCTCACCGAGCGTGAGCTCGAGACCAAGGTCCGCAAGCCTGCCGACGCGGAGCGCTACCGCGTCGAGCAGGAGGCAGAGGCACGTCGTACGTCGGAGATCTCGGCCGCCGAGGCGCGCAAGGCGTCCACCATCGCCGCCGCCGAGGCGAAGGCCGAGGAAGCGCGGCTCACCGGTGAGGCCGAGAAGTCGCGTCGCGCAGCGCTCGCCGAGGCCGAGGCGATCGAGGGTGCGCGCCGAGGCGAGGCCGAGAAGGCCCGCCGTGTCGCGGAGGCGGAGGCGACGCGCGCCGAGGGCGAGGCCCAGGGAGCGGCCATCCTCGCTGTCGGACACGCAGAGGCCGAGGCGATGGACAAGAGGGCCGCGGCGTTCGCGAGCTACAACGACGCCGCTGTGCTGCAGATGCTGATCGAGGTCCTTCCCCAGATCGCCAAGGAGGTCGCCGCTCCGATCAGTGCCATCGACAAGCTGACCGTGATCTCCACGGACGGCGCCGGCGCGCTGCCGAAGCAGGTCAACGACAACGTCGTCCAGACGCTGCAGATGCTCAAGACGTCGACTGGCCTCGACCTCGAGGCGCTGCTCCACCGCTCGGTCGAGAAGGCCGCCAACGGGATGGGCGTCACGACCGGCAAGAACGGGGACGTCGCGGGCTGA
- a CDS encoding DNA-directed RNA polymerase subunit alpha — MLIAQRPTLSEDVVDEFRSRFVIEPLEPGFGYTLGNSLRRTLLSSIPGAAVTSIKIDGVLHEFSTIPGVTEDVTEIILNLKNLVVSSEHDEPVVMYLRKQGPGDVTAADIAPPAGVEVHNPDLKIATLNDKGKIEVELVVERGRGYVSAVQNKTGDEEIGRMPVDSIYSPVLKVTYKVEATRVEQRTDFDKLIIDVETKRSILPRDAMASAGKTLVELFGLARELNVEAEGIDIGPSPVDEALAADLALPVEDLHLTVRSYNCLKREGIHSVGELISRSEQDLLDIRNFGSKSIDEVKAKLAEMGLGLKDSPAGFDPSAVVDSYDDDESFAEDEQY; from the coding sequence ATGCTCATTGCACAGCGGCCCACACTGTCCGAGGACGTCGTCGACGAGTTCCGTTCGCGGTTCGTCATCGAGCCCCTCGAGCCCGGCTTCGGCTACACCCTCGGCAACTCGCTGCGCCGTACGCTCCTGTCGTCGATCCCGGGTGCAGCAGTCACCTCGATCAAGATCGACGGCGTCCTGCACGAGTTCTCGACGATCCCCGGCGTGACCGAGGACGTCACCGAGATCATCCTGAACCTCAAGAACCTCGTGGTCAGCTCGGAGCACGACGAGCCCGTCGTCATGTACCTGCGCAAGCAGGGACCCGGCGACGTCACTGCAGCCGACATCGCGCCTCCGGCCGGTGTCGAGGTGCACAACCCCGACCTCAAGATCGCCACCCTGAACGACAAGGGCAAGATCGAGGTGGAGCTGGTGGTCGAGCGCGGACGCGGTTACGTGTCGGCAGTCCAGAACAAGACCGGCGACGAGGAGATCGGGCGCATGCCGGTCGACTCGATCTACAGCCCGGTCCTCAAGGTCACGTACAAGGTCGAGGCCACTCGTGTCGAGCAGCGCACCGACTTCGACAAGCTCATCATCGACGTCGAGACGAAGCGCTCGATCCTGCCGCGCGACGCCATGGCGTCGGCCGGCAAGACGCTGGTCGAGCTGTTCGGTCTCGCACGCGAGCTGAACGTCGAGGCCGAGGGCATCGACATCGGCCCGTCGCCCGTCGACGAGGCGCTCGCCGCCGACCTGGCGCTCCCGGTGGAGGACCTCCACCTCACGGTGCGCTCGTACAACTGCCTCAAGCGTGAGGGCATCCACTCCGTGGGTGAGCTCATCTCGCGCAGCGAGCAGGACCTGCTGGACATCCGCAACTTCGGTTCGAAGTCCATCGACGAGGTCAAGGCGAAGCTCGCCGAGATGGGCCTCGGTCTGAAGGACAGCCCCGCAGGGTTCGATCCGTCCGCGGTGGTCGACAGCTACGACGACGACGAGAGCTTCGCGGAGGACGAGCAGTACTGA
- the rplQ gene encoding 50S ribosomal protein L17, which yields MPTPTKGPRLGGSPAHQRLILANLAQSLFQHGRITTTEAKAKRLRPYAESLITRAKVDTVANRRQVVKVIRDKETLHVLFTEIAPKYTTRPGGYTRITKIGPRKGDNAPMAVIELVEEKDFSVTTKAPKKSAKTETTPVAESADEVKDQIAAADEAETETPADEAAVEATTDEAPADTTEGDADKA from the coding sequence ATGCCTACGCCCACCAAGGGTCCGCGGCTCGGCGGGAGCCCGGCGCACCAGCGCCTCATTCTCGCCAACCTCGCACAGAGCCTGTTCCAGCACGGCCGCATCACCACCACCGAGGCCAAGGCCAAGCGCCTTCGCCCCTATGCCGAGTCGCTGATCACCCGTGCCAAGGTCGACACGGTGGCCAACCGCCGCCAGGTCGTCAAGGTGATCCGTGACAAGGAGACCCTCCACGTGCTGTTCACCGAGATCGCGCCGAAGTACACGACGCGTCCCGGCGGCTACACGCGCATCACCAAGATCGGGCCGCGCAAGGGCGACAACGCCCCCATGGCCGTGATCGAGCTCGTCGAGGAGAAGGACTTCTCCGTCACGACGAAGGCCCCGAAGAAGTCCGCCAAGACCGAGACCACCCCGGTGGCCGAGAGCGCCGACGAGGTCAAGGACCAGATCGCCGCAGCGGACGAGGCGGAGACCGAGACGCCGGCCGACGAGGCCGCCGTCGAGGCGACCACCGACGAGGCGCCCGCTGACACGACCGAGGGCGACGCCGACAAGGCCTGA